From the genome of Aspergillus chevalieri M1 DNA, chromosome 8, nearly complete sequence, one region includes:
- a CDS encoding uncharacterized protein (COG:S;~EggNog:ENOG410PI6V): MKLTDSSLSSSRGWRDGRHQWYARLADGSGGKPGAYEGGINVRDLGLDGRQTDLEASSPFALPDQCQMLLGQANELFFSNTDDGRQSASDVYRSLISRLAFLDTISEDHTASKNMFGNGPNWVPRLFFIYYPNSVDKQLPSLQQQEELTRSFEAGRRSQAKVEVNVDKSS, from the exons ATGAAGCTCACTGACTCCTCTCTTTCCTCATCCAGGGGCTGGCGGGATGGGAGGCACCAGTGGTACGCCAGGTTGGCAGACGGCTCTGGCGGCAAGCCTGGTGCATACGAAGGGGGTATCAATGTCAGAGATCTCGGTCTCGATGGCCGCCAAACAGATCTGGAAGCATCTAGTCCTTTTGCATTGCCGGACCAATGCCAGATGCTCCTGGGCCAGGCAAACGAGTTATTCTTCTCGAACACAGATGATGGTCGCCAGAGTGCGTCAGATGTCTACCGAAGTCTGATATCTCGACTTGCGTTTTTGGACACCATATCAGAGGATCACACAGCGTCCAAG AACATGTTTGGGAATGGCCCCAACTGGGTGCCGCGGTTGTTCTTTATTTACTACCCGAATTCTGTTGACAAGCAACTTCCCTCCCTCCAGCAACAAGAGGAGCTCACCAGGAGCTTTGAGGCGGGACGTAGGAGCCAGGCAAAGGTTGAGGTCAACGTCGACAAAAGCTCTTGA